ATTTCATACCTTGATTCAGCAACACCGAGTATCCTGATATCGAATTTCCGGCAATATGGGAGTTTAATAGAAATATAGATCCCTTACTAACAGAAACTTTTTGGGAGCAAGATGACTAAAACTTCCATCCAAACTGTCGCCGAATTATTAGACAAGTACGCCACTGGAGAGAGAGATTTTGCTAGTGTCGAATTAGGTGCAGTAAATCTCCAAGGTGCAGATCTTAAAGGGATAAACTTGAGTTATGCCGATTTGGTGGGTGCAGATTTAACCAGTTGCAATCTACGGGGGGCAGATCTCAGTTACGCTAACTTGAGCGAGGCTAATCTCAAAGGGGCTAACTTGCGCGGGGCAATGCTAATTGGTACAAATTTGCGCGCGGCGATTTTAGAAGAGGCAAATTTAGACCAAGCAGATTACGATCGCGAATCTACCCAATTCCCAGATGGATTCGATCCAGAAAAAGCTGGGATGAAAGCAGATAGATCTGCGGAAATTTAGGCTCAGCAAATTGAGCTATCAAATTATATTAACCCAAGTTGCTAGTGATAAATTGGATGTACTCTTGAGGGATTGGGGATTAGGGATTGGGGATTAGGGATTGGGGGACACGGAGAGGGAAATTTAATTAGCAATCAACAATCAACTGAAAATGGTATTATCTAGGGACAGCCGAGACGGCTATCCCACAAGAATCGATCGGAAATTAACTTCTTAAAGAAACTTGGAATTTATCTAACAGCACCTCACGCACCTTTTGATGTACGGGTTCGACTTCTGCATCCGTTAAAGTGCGATCGCTTAAGCGATATACTAATCTTAAGGCTAAGCTCCTTTGCCCTTCTGGAACATTTTCACCGCGATATTCGTCGAATAACTCCACTGAAGTGAGTAATTCGCCTCCAGCTTTGGTTATCGCCTTCTGGATTTCGGCGAGGGATAGATCCACGGGTGCGAAGAAAGCAATATCGCGATCGCTGGCTGGGTAAGTAGAGTAAGCTTGGAAGCGAGGAGTCATGATTTCTTCTTTTTCCATCCTCTCCAAAATCAAATCTAGATCGAGATCGAAGACATACACCGCATTAGGTAAATCTTTTTCTTGACACAATTGGGGATGCAACTGTCCAAAAGTGCCCAAACGCTCTCCCTGACTCCACAATGAGGCGGTACGTCCTGGATGGAAGCGGCGATTTGAGAAATCTGGTTGATATTCCACCGATAACCCAATTTTCTCAAATACTCCCTCTAAAATCCCCTTAGCTTCGTACCAGGTTAAAGGTTGTTCCTTACCCCCTCTCACCCAATTACCGCGCCTAATATCGCCACCAAGAATCCCTGCAACCGAGTCTGCTTCTGCAAGTCCGTCTTCATCTGTCCAAAAGACTTTGCCGATTTCAAACCCGTTTAAAGCGCCGTTTCCCTGTTCTAGATTGTACTGGAAAGAGTTAATCAAACCAGAAACCAACTCAGTTCGCAAACTGGAGTATTCTGTAAACATAGGATTGGCGATGGCGACTTGGCTATCATCCTTCACCAAAGCATAGGAATAATGGACTAATTCCGTCAATCCAGAAGCGCGCAAAGCTTCCCGTAACTTCCGCGTCAACTCCTCTTCAAAAGATAAATAACCAGCTTCAGTTTTCTCTGGTAAAGTATCCGCAAAGCGGTTATAACCATACAGACGAGCAATTTCTTCAATTAAATCGATTTCTCGCTCCAAATCTCGGTAACGGTACGGCGGAACCGTCACTTGCCAAACTTCCTCTGTACTTGTAGCTTTCAAATGACATCCCAAAGCCGTAAGGATGCGTTCCACATCATCAGCCAGAATTTCGGGATTTTCTTCTGAATCTACAGGACCTAAAACCAGATTCACCCTTTCTAACCTTAACTTAATCGTCCGCGTCCAACTGCTAGGATCGGGACGAGCATCATTTTTCGCTTGACTGACTACCGTACCTCCAGCCAATTCAGTCATTAAATTAATTGCTCTTTGACAAGCAATATCTAATTCCGCCAAATTAACCCCCCGTTCGTAGCGAGTCGAGGCTTCCGTTCGCAAACCTTGAGCGCGCGCCGATCTCCGAATGCTAGCAGAGTCAAAAATAGCGGCTTCCAGGACTAAACTAGTAGTTCCAGAATGAACTTCTGTCTCCTCTCCTCCCATCACTCCAGCTAAAGCTACAGGAACATTACCAGCCGTAATTAACAGGTTTTGGGTTTGTAAAGTCCGCGATTGAGAATCCAGAGTTTTGAAAGTTTCTCCAGCTTGAGCAAAACGGACACCCAACACAGGTTTACTTCCTGCTACAGCTTGTAAACGTTCTCCATCAAAGGCGTGTAAAGGCTGTCCCCACTCCCACAAAATGTAGTTAGTTACATCTACCACATTATTAATCGGACGTACCCCAACAGATTGTAAACGTCGTTGCAGCCAATCAGGAGAAGGAGCTATTTTCAAGTTGGCGATCGCCGTGCCAATATATACAGGACAAGCTTTAGTTTCCGATACCCGTACCTGTAAAGTCTCTTTTAGATCGGGATAAGACACGGTAGGAATTTCTGGAAGTTTTAACTTACCTCCCGTCAACGCGGCGACTTCCCTGGCAATCCCCACCATACTCAACGCATCAGCGCGGTTAGCTGTGGAAGTCAGATCGAATATGACATCATCTAAACCCAAGAATGGGCGGACATCTTGCCCTAATTTGAGGTTATCTGCTTCAAAAATATGGATTCCAGGAGATTCCTTCAGCAAACCCAACTCCGCCAAAGAGCAGATCATCCCCTCAGAACGCACTCCCCGCAGCTTGGCTGGTTTAATCTTTAAATCCACAATCGGTAAATAAGTCCCCACTACAGCTACAGCAACATAAATATCTGCGCGCACATTTGGCGCACCACAGACGATATTTAGAGGTTCCCCGCTACCCACATCAACTTGACAAACGCTGAGTTTATCAGCGTTGGGGTGGGGTTCTCTTTGCAATACCTTCCCAACTACTACCCCATCACCCCAGGTTCTGCGATCTTCTATATCTTCAACTTCAAACCCAGCTAGTGTCAGGGTTTCAGCTAATTTTTCTGGACTTAAGGAAAACTCTACTAATTCTTGTAACCAGTTTAAAGATATCCGCATTTTGACTTATAAATATTTGTCTAACAATTCTCGCCTCAGCCTGTCTATTTTACCTTGCAGTTTGTTAGCTGGTGAGTCTGGGGGGATAGAAGTAATTTCGCGGAATATTGAGAATCAAGTTTTTCCGTTTGCAGATGAAACAATAGATTTTGTGATCGCCAATCAAGTTATCGAGCATACCAAGGAAATATACTGGATAAACCATGAAATTTTTAGAACTCTCAAGGTTGGCGGCTATTTATGGTTGGGAGTCCCTAATGTCTTATAGCTTCACAATAGAATTATCGGACTTTTCGGGATTCATCCTACCTGCTCGAAGATGATATCTGCTCATGTCAGGGTCTTGTCTAAAAAAGACACACTTGTCTTTTATGAAGAGGTGTCAAAAGGTATTGCTACAGTAGAAGGTTTTTACGGTTCCCAATTCTATCCATTTCCTAAAACCCTATCACGTCCTTTAGCAACTATCTTCCCATCTCTAGCCTTTTCAATT
The nucleotide sequence above comes from Merismopedia glauca CCAP 1448/3. Encoded proteins:
- the pheT gene encoding phenylalanine--tRNA ligase subunit beta, whose protein sequence is MRISLNWLQELVEFSLSPEKLAETLTLAGFEVEDIEDRRTWGDGVVVGKVLQREPHPNADKLSVCQVDVGSGEPLNIVCGAPNVRADIYVAVAVVGTYLPIVDLKIKPAKLRGVRSEGMICSLAELGLLKESPGIHIFEADNLKLGQDVRPFLGLDDVIFDLTSTANRADALSMVGIAREVAALTGGKLKLPEIPTVSYPDLKETLQVRVSETKACPVYIGTAIANLKIAPSPDWLQRRLQSVGVRPINNVVDVTNYILWEWGQPLHAFDGERLQAVAGSKPVLGVRFAQAGETFKTLDSQSRTLQTQNLLITAGNVPVALAGVMGGEETEVHSGTTSLVLEAAIFDSASIRRSARAQGLRTEASTRYERGVNLAELDIACQRAINLMTELAGGTVVSQAKNDARPDPSSWTRTIKLRLERVNLVLGPVDSEENPEILADDVERILTALGCHLKATSTEEVWQVTVPPYRYRDLEREIDLIEEIARLYGYNRFADTLPEKTEAGYLSFEEELTRKLREALRASGLTELVHYSYALVKDDSQVAIANPMFTEYSSLRTELVSGLINSFQYNLEQGNGALNGFEIGKVFWTDEDGLAEADSVAGILGGDIRRGNWVRGGKEQPLTWYEAKGILEGVFEKIGLSVEYQPDFSNRRFHPGRTASLWSQGERLGTFGQLHPQLCQEKDLPNAVYVFDLDLDLILERMEKEEIMTPRFQAYSTYPASDRDIAFFAPVDLSLAEIQKAITKAGGELLTSVELFDEYRGENVPEGQRSLALRLVYRLSDRTLTDAEVEPVHQKVREVLLDKFQVSLRS
- a CDS encoding methyltransferase domain-containing protein; amino-acid sequence: MSNNSRLSLSILPCSLLAGESGGIEVISRNIENQVFPFADETIDFVIANQVIEHTKEIYWINHEIFRTLKVGGYLWLGVPNVL
- a CDS encoding pentapeptide repeat-containing protein; the protein is MTKTSIQTVAELLDKYATGERDFASVELGAVNLQGADLKGINLSYADLVGADLTSCNLRGADLSYANLSEANLKGANLRGAMLIGTNLRAAILEEANLDQADYDRESTQFPDGFDPEKAGMKADRSAEI